One Acetobacter ghanensis DNA window includes the following coding sequences:
- a CDS encoding IclR family transcriptional regulator domain-containing protein, which yields MSNSSLETAEKPKGLVGSLAYGLNIIMAFDRANPRMTLSQVSEKTGMDRAGARRYLLTLVHLGFVVQDGRLFQLTPKVMELGYAYLSSVPLADKAQYYLDRIRDQTGFPVALGIRDGLDVVHIASANSDEFSSPALTIGRRFPIAYASAGRCILAMMDKADRDTLLKEIKLEPMSEKSINTMAALRKQLQLVRKQGYAVVDQEMQIGVRSLAVPILNARGQITASFNTFTFSGIVPTEKLISDALPAIQAAAEELRATLI from the coding sequence GTGAGCAATTCCAGTTTGGAAACAGCCGAAAAACCTAAAGGTCTTGTTGGCTCCCTGGCTTATGGTCTGAACATCATCATGGCGTTTGACAGAGCCAACCCACGTATGACCCTGTCTCAGGTTTCGGAAAAAACCGGCATGGATCGCGCCGGGGCACGCCGCTACCTGCTTACATTGGTTCATCTTGGTTTTGTGGTGCAGGATGGCCGCCTTTTTCAGCTCACCCCCAAGGTTATGGAACTAGGATACGCCTATCTATCCTCCGTTCCTCTGGCGGATAAGGCGCAGTATTATCTGGACCGCATACGCGACCAGACCGGATTCCCTGTTGCACTGGGCATTCGCGATGGGTTGGATGTTGTGCATATCGCCTCCGCCAACAGTGATGAGTTCAGCTCCCCCGCATTAACAATCGGGCGTCGCTTCCCCATAGCCTATGCCTCCGCCGGGCGCTGTATTCTGGCTATGATGGACAAAGCGGACCGGGACACCCTGCTCAAGGAAATCAAACTTGAGCCGATGTCTGAAAAGAGCATCAACACCATGGCGGCCCTACGCAAGCAGCTCCAGCTTGTTCGTAAACAGGGCTACGCGGTGGTTGATCAGGAAATGCAGATTGGCGTGCGGTCTCTGGCTGTACCCATCCTCAATGCACGGGGCCAGATTACGGCCAGTTTCAACACCTTTACATTTAGCGGTATTGTTCCAACGGAAAAACTGATTTCCGATGCGCTGCCAGCCATACAGGCCGCAGCAGAAGAACTGCGCGCAACACTTATTTAA